One window of Fusarium keratoplasticum isolate Fu6.1 chromosome 2, whole genome shotgun sequence genomic DNA carries:
- a CDS encoding 3'(2'),5'-bisphosphate nucleotidase: MYRVSNRLRLFLSLLVVILAILLSPSILPRLRLLSLHLCYRPFTTMAAPAYASELQIAQLAVQRATILTKRVFHEKAKGTVDKNDKSPVTIGDFGAQALIIAALRHNFPDDAIVAEEEAAQLREDANLKQTIWDLVKDTKLDDEEAEAKLGGPIKDVDDMLELIDRGNSKGGASGRIWAIDPIDGTKGFLRGGQYAVCLGLMVDGDVKVGVLGCPNLPVDDSARLTSDIGSNATDEGRGVVFSAVQGHGANSRPLTAGALAPEKSISMRSLEDLSKATFCESVEAGHSAHDDQALISQKLGITEPSVRMDSQAKYGSIARGAGDIYLRLPVKATYQEKIWDHAAGDLIVREAGGQVTDIHGKRLDFGVGRTLANNKGVIAAPAAVHDKVLQVVQEVLSAKQ, encoded by the coding sequence ATGTACAGGGTCTCGAACCGTTTAagactcttcctctccctcctggTCGTCATCCTGGCCATCTTACTTTCGCCCTCCATCCTCCCCCGCCTCCGCCTTCTCTCCTTGCACCTCTGCTACAGACCCTTCACTACAATGGCTGCCCCCGCGTACGCTTCCGAGCTTCAGATTGCTCAGCTGGCCGTCCAGCGGGCCACCATCCTCACCAAGCGAGTCTTTCAcgaaaaggccaagggcacCGTTGACAAGAACGACAAGTCCCCCGTCACCATCGGCGACTTTGGCGCCCAGGCCCTCATCATTGCTGCCCTCCGCCACAACTTTCCCGATgacgccatcgtcgccgaggaggaggccgctCAGCTGCGTGAGGACGCCAACCTGAAGCAGACCATCTGGGATCTCGTCAAGGATACAAAGCtcgatgacgaagaggcagaggccaAGCTCGGAGGCCCCATCAAGGACGTCGACGACATGctcgagctcatcgaccGGGGAAACAGCAAGGGAGGTGCTTCTGGTCGCATCTGGGCCATTGACCCCATTGACGGTACTAAGGGTTTCCTCCGTGGTGGACAGTACGCTGTTTGCCTGGGACTCATGGTCGACGGCGATGTCAAGGTCGGCGTCCTCGGCTGCCCTAACCTTCCTGTCGACGACTCCGCTCGTCTGACCAGCGACATTGGCTCCAATGCCACCGACGAGGGTCGCGGTGTTGTCTTCTCTGCCGTTCAGGGCCACGGCGCAAACAGCCGCCCTCTGACCGCCGGTGCTCTTGCGCCCGAAAAGTCCATTTCCATGCGAAGCCTCGAAGACCTCTCCAAGGCCACCTTCTGTGAGAGTGTCGAGGCTGGCCACTCGGCTCATGACGACCAGGCTCTCATCTCTCAGAAGCTCGGCATCACTGAGCCCAGCGTCCGCATGGACAGCCAGGCCAAGTACGGTTCCATCGCCCGCGGCGCTGGTGACATTTACCTCCGTCTGCCCGTCAAGGCCACCTACCAAGAAAAGATCTGGGACCACGCCGCTGGCGACCTCATCGTCCGCGAGGCCGGTGGCCAGGTGACAGACATCCACGGCAAGCGTCTCGACTTTGGCGTTGGACGGACTCTGGCCAACAACAAGGGTGTCATTGCCGCCCCTGCTGCTGTGCACGACAAGGTCCTCCAAGTAGTCCAAGAGGTTCTGAGCGCAAAGCAGTAG
- a CDS encoding putative ABC transporter ATP-binding protein produces the protein MEADIRAVLPNIDPVVSEYSVGYLTHASTTYSEEEESSGVSPLNEAAIAITELLLSASGQVNAELEEKIKQLVEKWVDKYTEANGGQRRGPSTVKRLDHTIQVSQQRNMSSTLAVATGGVDLESANARKVESKVDRKKLEKAERKIAAKQQKKTFKTVEYEASRLLEQPDSTQSYEEFYMAVNPLQLGSSSANKTKDIKLDNIDVSIGGNRILTDTTLTLAYGHRYGLVGHNGVGKSTLLRALSRREVAIPTHISILHVEQEITGDDTPAIQAVLDADVWRKVLLKEQDQILVRLAELEEQRASLADTSADAARLDHDKETQDTKLGDIQAKLAEMESDKAESRAASILAGLGFSPERQQFATKTFSGGWRMRLALARALFCEPDLLLLDEPSNMLDVPSIAFLSDYLQTYPSTVLVVSHDRAFLNEVATDIIHQHSQRLDYYRGANFDSFYATREERKKVAKREYENQMAQRAHLQAFIDKFRYNAAKSSEAQSRIKKLEKMPVLEPPEAEYNVKFTFPEVEKLSPPIVQMSDVTFGYNKDNILLRHVDLDVQLDSRIGIVGPNGAGKTTILKLLIGKLDPSSGLISQHPRLRIGFFAQHHVDALDLNDSAVGFMAKNYPGRTDEEYRRRLGAFGITGTTGLQKMALLSGGQKSRVAFACLALTNPHILVLDEPSNHLDIEAMDALAEALNEFQGGVLMVSHDVTMLQTVCTSLWVCDGGTVEKFPGDVQQYKKRISAQANAAGVVKQH, from the exons ATGGAGGCTGATATCAGAGCCGTGCTGCCCAACATCGACCCAGTCGTGTCCGAGTACTCTGTGGGATATCTCACCCACGCCTCGACTACCTactcggaggaggaggaatctTCTGGTGTGTCTCCTCTGAATGAGgctgccatcgccatcaccgagCTTCTCCTGTCTGCATCGGGCCAGGTAAAcgctgagctggaggagaagatcaagcagcTGGTTGAGAAATGGGTTGACAAGTACACCGAGGCCAATGGCGGTCAGAGACGAGGCCCTTCGACGGTCAAGCGTCTTGACCACACCATTCAGGTGAGCCAGCAGCGCAACATGTCCTCAACTCTGGCCGTGGCCACTGGTGGTGTGGATCTCGAGTCGGCAAACGCCAGAAAGGTCGAGTCCAAGGTCGACCGCAAGAAGCTCGAAAAGGCCGAACGAAAGATCGCcgccaagcagcagaagaagactTTCAAGACTGTCGAGTACGAGGCATCCAGGCTGCTCGAGCAACCCGACTCTACCCAGTCCTACGAAGAGTTCTACATGGCCGTCAACCCTCTCCAActgggctccagctccgcaaacaagacaaaggatatcaagctcgacaacaTCGATGTGTCTATTGGTGGAAACCGTATCCTTACCGACACGACACTCACGCTTGCCTATGGTCACCGATACGGTTTGGTTGGTCACAACGGTGTTGGTAAATCTACGCTGCTCCGAGCTCTGTCGAGACGTGAGGTTGCTATTCCGACACATATCTCTATCCTGCACGTCGAGCAGGAG ATTACTGGTGACGATACCCCGGCTATCCAGGCGGTCCTGGATGCAGATGTCTGGCGCAAGGTTCTCCTCAAGGAGCAAGAT CAAATCTTGGTACGACTCGCCGAGCTGGAAGAGCAGCGAGCCTCCCTGGCCGATACCTCTGCCGATGCAGCCAGACTTGACCACGATAAGGAGACCCAGGATACCAAGCTCGGCGACATTCAAGCCAAGCTGGCCGAAATGGAATCAGACAAGGCCGAGTCGCGAGCTGCTAGTATCCTCGCTGGTCTTGGTTTCTCGCCTGAACGACAACAGTTTGCTACTAAGACGTTCTCTGGTGGTTGGAGAATGCGTCTGGCCCTTGCCCGAGCCCTTTTCTGCGAGCCcgacctccttcttctggacGAACCGTCCAACATGTTGGATGTCCCTTCGATTGCCTTCTTGTCAGATTACCTCCAGACCTACCCCAGcaccgtcctcgtcgtctctcACGACAGAGCATTCCTCAACGAGGTTGCCACCGACATCATCCACCAGCACTCGCAGCGACTCGATTACTACCGCGGAGCCAACTTCGACTCCTTCTACGCTACTCgcgaagaaagaaagaaggtGGCCAAGCGAGAGTACGAGAACCAAATGGCCCAGCGAGCTCATCTCCAGGCCTTTATCGACAAGTTCCGTTACAACGCAGCCAAGTCATCAGAAGCTCAGTCACGtatcaagaagctcgagaagatgcCCGTCCTCGAACCCCCCGAGGCCGAGTACAATGTCAAGTTTACATTCCCCGAAGTGGAGAAGCTGTCGCCCCCTATCGTGCAAATGTCGGACGTTACCTTTGGCTACAACAAGGACAACATCCTCCTACGACACGTGGACCTGGATGTGCAGCTGGACTCTCGAATTGGTATCGTTGGTCCCAACGGTGCTGGTAAGACTACgatcctcaagctcctcattGGCAAGCTTGACCCTTCGTCTGGTCTGATCTCGCAACATCCCCGTCTCCGAATTGGATTCTTTGCTCAGCACCACGTCGATGCCCTTGATCTCAACGACAGTGCTGTGGgcttcatggccaagaaCTATCCTGGACGAACAGACGAAGAGTACCGACGCCGACTGGGTGCTTTTGGTATCACTGGTACAACTGGTCTGCAAAAGATGGCTCTGTTGTCTGGAGGTCAAAAGTCCCGTGTGGCGTTTGCTTGTCTCGCTCTGACGAACCCCCACATTCTGGTGCTGGATGAGCCTTCTAACCATCTTGATATCGAAGCCATGGACGCCCTGGCGGAGGCTCTTAACGAGTTCCAGGGTGGTGTTCTGATGGTGTCGCACGACGTGACGATGCTGCAGACTGTATGCACGTCGTTGTGGGTGTGCGATGGAGGTACGGTTGAGAAATTCCCCGGAGATGTGCAGCAGTACAAGAAGAGGATTTCTGCACAGGCGAATGCGGCGGGAGTTGTCAAGCAGCATTAA
- a CDS encoding beta-tubulin, whose product MREIVHLQTGQCGNQIGAAFWQTISGEHGLDSNGVYNGTSELQLERMSVYFNEASGNKYVPRAVLVDLEPGTMDAVRAGPFGQLFRPDNFVFGQSGAGNNWAKGHYTEGAELVDQVLDVVRREAEGCDCLQGFQITHSLGGGTGAGMGTLLISKIREEFPDRMMATFSVVPSPKVSDTVVEPYNATLSVHQLVENSDETFCIDNEALYDICMRTLKLSNPSYGDLNYLVSAVMSGVTTCLRFPGQLNSDLRKLAVNMVPFPRLHFFMVGFAPLTSRGAHSFRAVSVPELTQQMFDPKNMMAASDFRNGRYLTCSAIFRGRVAMKEVEDQMRNVQNKNSSYFVEWIPNNIQTALCAIPPRGLTMSSTFIGNSTSIQELFKRIGEQFTAMFRRKAFLHWYTGEGMDEMEFTEAESNMNDLVSEYQQYQDAGIDEEEEEYEEELPEGEE is encoded by the exons ATGCGTGAGATT GTTCACCTCCAGACCGGTCAGTGC GGTAACCAAATCGGTGCTGCTTTCTGGCAGACCATCTCTGGCGAGCATGGCCTCGACAGCAATGGTGTTTACAACGGCACCTCTGAGCTCCAGCTCGAGCGCATGAGCGTCTACTTCAACGAG GCCTCTGGCAACAAGTACGTCCCTCGCGCCGTCCTCGTCGATCTTGAGCCCGGTACCATGGACGCCGTTCGTGCTGGTCCCTTCGGTCAGCTCTTCCGCCCCGACAACTTCGTCTTCGGTCAGTCCGGTGCTGGCAACAACTGGGCCAAGGGTCACTACACTGAGGGTGCCGAGCTCGTCGACCAGGTCCTCGACGTCGTCCGccgcgaggccgagggctgCGACTGCCTTCAGGGCTTCCAGATCACCCACTCCCTCGGTGGTGGTACCGGTGCCGGTATGGGTACTCtgctcatctccaagatTCGCGAGGAGTTCCCCGACCGAATGATGGCCACCTTCTCCGTCGTTCCCTCTCCCAAGGTCTCAGATACCGTCGTCGAGCCTTACAACGCCACTCTCTCAGTCCACCAGCTGGTCGAGAACTCCGATGAGACCTTCTGCATTGACAACGAAGCTCTCTACGACATTTGCATGCGCACCCTTAAGCTGTCCAACCCCTCGTACGGCGATCTAAACTACCTCGTCTCCGCCGTCATGTCCGGCGTCACCACCTGCCTTCGATTCCCCGGCCAGCTGAACTCTGACCTCCGAAAGCTCGCCGTCAACATGGTTCCCTTCCCCCGTCTGCACTTCTTCATGGTCGGCTTCGCTCCCCTGACCAGCCGCGGCGCCCACTCTTTCCGCGCTGTCAGCGTTCCCGAGCTTACCCAGCAGATGTTCGACCCCAAGAACATGATGGCTGCTTCTGACTTCCGCAACGGTCGCTACCTGACCTGCTCTGCCATCTT CCGTGGCCGTGTCGCCAtgaaggaggtcgaggaccAGATGCGCAACGTCCAGAACAAGAACTCGTCCTACTTCGTCGAGTGGATCCCCAACAACATCCAGACTGCTCTCTGCGCCATCCCCCCTCGTGGCCTTACCATGTCCTCCACCTTTATCGGAAACTCCACCTCCATCCAGGAGCTCTTCAAGCGTATCGGCGAGCAGTTCACTGCCATGTTCCGACGCAAGGCTTTCCTTCACTGGTACACTGGTGAGGGTatggacgagatggagtTCACTGAGGCTGAGTCCAACATGAACGATCTCGTCTCTGAATATCAGCAGTACCAGGATGCTGGtattgatgaggaggaggaggagtacgaggaggagcttcctgagggcgaggagtAA